The Natronoarchaeum philippinense genome includes the window GACGCCGCCCGATGGCCTCAGATCACGTCGTCGTGATCGTGCACCTCGGCCATGCGGGACGCCTCGGCGGCGTAGCGCTCCCGCAGATCGGCGTCGTCGACGGCCCCGAGGTTGTCGGGGTCGGCGTCGACGGCGGCCGTCGTATCTCGAACGTCGGTAAAGGACGTGAGCGCGCGCTCCTTGCGGAAGTACCGTTCGCCGTCGGTCGTCGCGTAGGTGAGGATGATGAGGTTCTGCTCGTCGTCCGAATACGTCCGTTCGACGAGCCACACGCGGACGCCGTCGTCTGAGGCTGCGCCCATAGTGGTACGTTCGGCTGCCAGCCGGATAGTCCTACCGGGCGTGCCGGTTGTGTTCGTTTTGTATCGCAGTATTCAATTTATCGCTGCGTTCGAAGAACCGGGACCCTAATATCCCCCTCGCGGCAACGTACGGACGTGACAGACGTAGTCAGCAAGCGGTGGGCGACGGGGGAACGCCCGTGACTCGGACCCCGGACGGGGCCGGAAGTCCGTACGCCCCCCACGACGACGCCGAGACCGCGGCGATGCTGTCGGCCGTCGGCGTCGACTCGACGGAGGAACTGTTCGACGTACCCGAATCAGTCCGGTTCGACGGCGACTTCGGCATCGAACCGCGGAGCGAGCGAGCGGTCCGGGAGGAAGTGGCCGCGATGCTCGGGCGCAACGACGACCTCGTCGAACTGCTCGGCCGGGGTCACTACGATCACTACGTGCCTTCACTGGTCGATCACATCTCCCAGCGCGCGGAGTTTCTGACCTCCTACACGCAGTACCAACCCGAGATCGCCCAGGGGTTCCTGCAGGTGCTCTTCGAGTACCAATCGCTGTTCGTCGAACTCACCGGGCTGGAGATCGTGAACTGCTCGATGTACGACGCCGCGACCGCGCTGGGCGAGGCGGCGACGCTCGCCGACCGCGTCCGAAGCGCGAGCGGGCATCGGGTGCTCGTCCCCGAGCAGTTGCGCGCCGAGCGCCGGGACGTGCTCGAAAACTACGTCTCGGGCACCGATCTGGTGGTCGAGCCGTACCCGATGGCAGACGGCAACGCCGACCGCGAGTCGCTCGCCGACCTACTCGACGAGGACGCCGTCATGGTGTACGCCGAGACGCCGACGGTTCGAGGGACGATCGAAGAAGGGTTATCCGAACTCGCCGATCTCGCCCACGATCAGGACGCCCTGTTCTGTCTGGGCTCCGACCCAGTGGCGCTCTCGCTACTCGAAGAACCTGCAAGCGTCGGGGCCGACGTGGTCGTCGGCGACGCGAGCGTGCTCGGCCTCCCGGCGAGCTACGGGATGGGGCTGGGCCTCTTTGCCACCCGCGAGGAGTACGTCCGGCAGGTTCCCGGCCGGCTCGTCGGCGCCAGCGACGACGCCGACGGCCGGCGAGCGTACACGCTCACCTTGCAGACGCGCGAGCAACACATCCGCAAGGAGCGAGCGACGAGCAACATCTGCACCAATCAGGCGTGGGTCGCGCTCCGAACGGCGATCCACGCCGCGTGGCTCGGGCCGTCGGGACTGGTCGAGGAAGCCGAACGCGCCGTCACGCAGGCCCGGGATCTCGCAGCCCGTCTCGACGCCGTTTCGGGCGTCGACGCGCCGGTCAACGACCGGCATCACTTCCGTGAGTTCGTCGCCCGAACCGACCGGCCCGCCGATGATGTGGCGGCGAAACTGGTCGATCGGGGCTTTGCGGTCCACGCCATCGACGACCACGAGCTACAGATCTGTGCGACCGACCACGACGAGGCGACGCTCGACGAGTTCGTCGCCGCGGTCGAGGAGGTGCTAGAGCAGTGAACTACGATCAAGCGCGCTGGACCAGAGACGACGAGGACATCTACGAGCCGCTGCTCTCCGAGAAAGACGAGACGACCGTCGATATCGGCGCGAACGCCGCCGACGAGAGCAGTGACGACGCCGACAGTTCACCGCTGCCCGACGATCTGACGCGGGACGAGCTGACGCTGCCCGAACTCTCGGAGCCCGAACTCGCGCGTCACTACACGCGGCTCTCGCAGATGACCTACGGCGTCGACAGCGGGCCCTACCCGCTTGGGAGCTGTACGATGAAGTACAACCCCAAGTTCACCGAGGACGTGGCCGCGCTGTCCGACGCCGCGGTCCACCCCGATCGACCGGAGCGACGCCAGCAGGGCTCACTAGAACTTCTGCACCGACTGCAGGACTACCTTGGCCGGATCGGCGGGATGGACGCCGTTTCGCTCCAGCCGCCCGCCGGTGCCGCGGGCGAGTTCACCGGCATCCTCGTCGCGCGAGCGTACCACGAGCACAACGGCGAAGGGCATCGAAACGAGGTGATCGTCCCCGAGAGCGCTCACGGAACGAACTTCGCGAGCGCCGCGCTGGGCGGGTACGACGTGGTCGAACTGCCCGGCGGCGAGGACGGGCGCGTCGACCTCGACGCGCTTTCGGGTGCGCTCTCGGAGAATACGGCGGCGCTGATGCTGACCAACCCCAACACCCTCGGGTTGTTCGAGCGCGACATCGAGGAGATCGCCGAGATGGTCCACGATGTCGGCGGCCTGCTGTACTACGACGGCGCGAACCTCAACGCCCTGCTCGGGCGCGCTCGCCCCGGCGACATGGGCTTCGACGTGATGCACTACAACGTCCACAAGACGTTTGCGACGCCACACGGCGGCGGCGGGCCCGGCGCGGGCCCCATCGGCGTCGCCGAGAAGCTGGTGCCGTTCCTGCCCGCGCCCCGCGTTCGGACCGGCGAGATGGGCTATGAACGCTTCGAGCCCGAGCACTCGATCGGCAAGGTCCACGGGTTCGACGGCAACTGGCTCGTCCTCGTGAAGGCCTACGCCTACATCGCCCGACTTGGCGACGCCGGCCTCGCCGACGCCAGCGCGAAGGCCGTGCTCAACGCCAACTACCTCGCCGAGCAGATCGACCTCGACGTTCCCTACGGGCCGTTCCACCACGAGTTCGTCGCCAGCGCGGGCGACCGCGACGCCGCCGAAGTCGCAAAGCGAATGCTCGACTACGGCGTCCATCCGCCGACGACCAAGTGGCCCGAGATCGTCCCCGAAGCGCTGATGACCGAGCCGACCGAGATCGAGAGCAAGGACTCGCTCGATCAGCTAGCGGCCGCGTTCGACGCCGTCGCGGCCGACGACGCCGAAGCGATGGCCGAAGCCCCCACCCGAACCGCTGCCCGCCGGATCGACCAGACGGCAGCGGCGCGGGACCTGCGACTCTCTTGGCAGACGCTGGACAGCGATTGACCGGCCAGCGGCGTCCTGCCGCTTTCGTGGTAGCAATCCTTAATAGCTGGAGCACCGGTGGTTAATACATGACCGTCGTCAGCGTCTCGATGCCCGAGGAACTACTCGAACGGATCGACGAATTTTCCGAGGATCACGGGTACACCGGCCGCAGCGAAGTAATCCGGGAGGCCTCCCGAAACCTGCTCGGCGAGTTCGAGGACAAGCGACTGGAGGACAAGGACCTGATGGGCGTCGTGACGGTCGTCTTCGACTACGAGACGACCAGCGTCGAGGAACGGATGATGCACCTGCGCCACGAACACGAGGACCTCGTCGCCTCGAACTTCCACAGCCACGTCGGCGACAGCTACTGCATGGAGCTGTTCATTCTCGAGGGAACGCTCGACGACATCTCGGCGTTCGTCGGGAGAATCAGAGCGACCCAAGATACGCTCTCGGTCGATTACTCGGTGTTACCGGTCGACGAGTTCTCGCAAGCGTTCGTGTAGGCGATCAGGCCGAGGCGCTGGTGTCGACCGTGTCGTCAATCTGCACGAAGCCGTAGTTACACTCTGGACAGCGCCACTTCGTTTTCTTCCCGAGATGCAGTTCCGTGCTCGCGGCGAGCCAGAACGTGCGCTCGGCTTCACACTGCGGACAGTACTGGTCCAGTTCCATGTTCGTACGTACCCGGTTCTCCAGATTTAACCCCACTGGTTTCCGCAACGACAGCAGATGTAGTCGAGCGACTTGCTGGGGGAGATTGGCGTTGATAAACCATATTATGCGATATCAAATTGGCGATAGCGGGGAGAAGATCGGGATATCGAAACGGCAACTGTTTTAATTCTTTAGGCCGACCTAAAACCATGAACAATACGACGCGAGACCGCAGAGGGCCATCCCGGCGAACGTATCTTCAGTCCCTTGGCGCGCTCGCCGCCGGCGCACTCGCAGGTTGTACGAGTAGTACGTCCACACCGGAATCCGACGGGGGCGCCTACTCCGTTACACTGGCGCCGATGGGTGAGATAGAGTTCGACGACGTGCCAAACGACGTGTTCACCATCTACCCCCAGTACGTCGACATGGCGGTCGCGCTGGGTCACGGAGACGCCATCAACTCGATGTTCGCCACGGAGATGGCGGGAACGACGATGAACCACTACTACGAGCACCTCGACGGCGTCTCCTTCGAGTGGGACAACCTGACGAATCCGCTCAGCGGAGAGTTTAGCCGGGAGTTGGTGTACGAGCAGGAAAGCGACCTGCATCTCGCCGATCCCGCGTGGGTCGTCACCCAGAGCAACTGGGACCAGTCGAAGGTCAAGTCGATCGGCGATCAGCTTGGGCCGTGGTTCGGGAACTTCTACAGCGGCACCCACGACGACCCGCCGGAAGCCTACCGAGACCAGTACGAGTACTACAGCCTCTGGGAGCTGTTCGGCAAGGTCGCTCAGGTGTTCGACGAAACCGAGCGCTACGAGGCGATCAAGTCAATCTACGACGACACCCTCGCAACGATCACCAAGAACCTGCCGCCCGAAAGCGAGCGACCGACCGCGGTTCGGGTCACTTACAGCGCGCAGACGGACCAGTTTTTCACCTACCATCTCAACAAGCCCGGCTACTGGCTGGCCGACACGCGTCCGCTCGGTGCGACGGACGCGTTCGCGGACCAAGACTGGGAGCAGCTGTGGGGCACCGTCGACTACGAGACGATGCTCGAAGCCGACCCGGACGTGATCTTGCATCTGTGGGGCCTGACCCCGCGAGACGACATGGCAGAAGTGCGAAGCCAACTCGAAAACGACGCGTCTGGACAGAAACTCACCGCCGTCCAGAACGACCGCGTGTACGCCGCCGGGATGCGCTATCAGGGACCGATCATGAACCTGTTCCAGCTCGAGATGGGCGCAAAGCAGCTCTACCCCGAACAGTTCGGCGAGTGGCCGGGAACACCCGACGGCGGGAGTGCGTACCCGGAAATTCCCGAAGGCGAACGGCTCTTTGACCGGCAAGAGTTGGCCGACGTAATTAACGGAAGCTGACGCGACCTCGCAGAACTAAGGGCGTCCACCACGTCTGCCCGGACATGAAGATATACACCGGCCGCGGCGACGAGGGGATGACCGACCTGCGAGATATGTCTCGCGTGTCGAAAACGAGCGCGCGCATCGAGGCCTACGGGACCGTCGACGAACTGAACGCCCTGCTGGGGACCGTCCGGCCGACGGGCCACGACGATGTCGACGACCACCTCGAAACGGTCCAGAACCACCTCCACGTCGTGCAGGCCGACCTCGCCAATCCCAATCCGGACGACGACGATCCCGTAGTCGAGTCCGGCCACACCAACCAGCTGGAGGCGCTGATCGACTCCTACGACGACGAGTTAGACCCACTCGAACAGTTCATCCTGCCGGGCGGAGCTGACAGCGGCGCCAGCCTCCATCACGCGCGGACCGTCTGCCGGCGCGCCGAGCGCCGGGCCGTCGCGCTGGCGGCCGAGGAGACGATCAACGACGACGCCGTCGAGTATCTCAACCGGCTTTCGGACGCGCTGTTCGTCCTCGCGCGCGTAGTGAACAAACGCGACGGCGTCCGCGAGGAAAATCCCGAGTACTAGAGTTCGAGTCCGACCAGTTCCTGTCGGATAACGTCAGCGTACCCGTCGGGAGTGAGTTTCATCGTCGGGACGCCGACGAACGGGAGCGACGCCAGCGAGATCAGCGGCCGGTCGACGCCGACGCCGAGCGTGCCGAGCGCGTTCTCGACGGCGTCCAGCAGCTTCGCGGTTTCTTCGACCTCCAGATCGGCAGCACAGCCGCCGACGCGGTAGGGGAGCTCGGCGATCACGTCGCCGTCGCGGACGACCGCCCAGCCCCCGCCGAGGTCGTCGACCCGTTCGGCGGCCGCCCGGAGGTCGGCGTCGTCGGCGCCGACGGCGAGCACGCCGGTCGCTTCCATCGTCATGCTCGTGGCGACGCCGCCGCGTTCGATGCCGTAGCCCGACAGGAAGCCGGTGAACCCTGTGCCGTCGGCGTCGGGATGGCGGTCGAGCAGGGCGACCTTGGCGACATCGCGCTCGGGCGCCGCGACGAGCGCGCCGTCCTCAACTGCGGGTTCGACAGTTGTTTCGGCCGACACCAGTCCGTCGCGGAGTTCGATCCCGCGCACACGACCGTCGGCGTCGGCGGCGTCTGCGGGAACGCGGAACTCCTCGGGGTCGGTCCGTACGTCGACGGCGTCGTAGAAGCGATCGGGGTACTGGTGGCTCCGGGGCGCGACCCGGACTTCGTTGTTGTGGACGACGACCTCGCCGTCGCTGACGACGGTCGTGACGTTGACAGTTTCGAGGTCGTCGACGATCAGGATGTCCGCGGCGTTGCCGGGCGCGAGGCTTCCCCGGTCGTCGAGGCCGAAGTGACGCGCCGGATTCAGCGTCGCCATCGGGATCGCGTCGGCCGGCTCGACGCCGGCGTCGATCGTCCGCCGAACGACGGCGTCCATCAGCCCCTCGTCGATCAGTTTCCGGGGCCACATCCCGTCGGTCGACAGCGACAGTTCGGCGGCGCCGACGCGGTCGACCGCCCCGGCGATCGCCTCGATGTCGTCGCGGACCGACCCGTACCGGCCGATCGCGTGGATGCCGCGTTCGACGCGTTCGACGACGCCCTCGGTCGAGATCGCCTCGTGGTCGTTGTCGACCGCGCCCGCAAAGGCCGAGAGTTTGGCGCCGTCACAGCCCGCGCCGTGGCCGCAGTTGCGCTTGCCCTCGCGGCGCGCGCGCTCGTGGAGGCGCTCGATGGGCGAGTCGCGCCCGACGACGTGGATCCAGTCGGTCTCGCCGACGCCGACGATCCGGTCGTCGTCGAGCAGGTCGACCAGTTCGTCGGCCTCGGAATCGCTGGCGCGGGCAGGGCCGAACGTGTCGGCCAACGATTGTGGCGGGACGGTCGCCTTGACCGTGATCGGCAGATAGGCGGTAGCGGCAAGCAGCGCCTCGACGCCCTCGGCGCCGAAGACGCCGCCCAGTCCCGAGGTTTCGGTGACGAGCGTCGTCGTCCCGCCCTCCAGCGCGTAGTGGTAGGCGTTTTCGAGCGTCTGGACCGTGTCGACGTGCGTGTGCGCGTCGATGAAGCCGGGGAGGACGGCCCGGCCGTCGGCGTCGATCACGCGGGTGTCCTCGCCGATCACATCGCTCGCGTCGTCGGGAAGCGCGGCGACCTCGTTGTCACAGACGGCAACGTCGAGCGCACGGAACTCGCCGGTTTCCGGAAGGAAGACGCGCCCGCCGGCGACGACCAGATCGGCCGGCGCCTCGCCGAGCGCGACAGCCTGTGCGCGCTTCATGCTGCCTCGTACCGGACGAGTCCGTCCTCGTCCTCGAAACTGGCGACCGCGCCGCGCGCTTCGAGCACGTCGAGGTGGCCGATCGCCTCGCTCATCGCCGGGAAATACTCCGTGACGGGCAGGTCGTCGAACAGCCCCTCCATCACCGCCGTCGCGGTGATCGGCTCCTCGACCAGCGCCCGGACGTTCTCGGTGCGGTCCTCGTGGGCGGCCAGCATCTCGTCGATCCGCCCGAGCGGGTCGTCGATCCGGTCGCCGTGGCCCGGCAGGAACTGGTCGAACTCGCGCGTCCGGAGCGTTTCGAGCGAGTCGTTGTACGCCGGGAGCACGCGGGGACGCTCGCCGCCCTGTTCGGCGGGCGGTTGCAAGAGCGGGTTCGGCGTCACCTCGCCGAGCACGTGGTCGCCGACGATTGCACGCTCTCCGCCGGCGGCCTCGAAGGTAAACAGCAACTCGCCCGCGGCGTGGCCCTCGACGGCCTCGGCGGTAATGGTATCGTCGGCGACTTCGAGCGTTTCGCCGTCGGCCAGCGTCCGGTCGATCTCGCAGTCCGGCGCGTAGGGGAGATACGCCTGCGGGAGATCGACGACCGTGCTGGCCGTCGATTCGGACATCCCGTGAGCGGCGAACAGCTCGCTGAAATAGGACTGCTCGTACTCCAATCGGTCTTCGAACGCCCCGACGATCTGTGCAGTCGCAGGGGCGGCGAGCACCTCGACGCCGGCCTCACGAAGTCGCTTTGCGGCGCCGAAGTGGTCGGGATGGGGATGAGTTATCAGTGCGCGATCGAGATCGCCCGGTGCGAGGTCGCGGGCCGCGAGCCCCTCGGTCAGGGCGTCCCACGACTCGTCGCTGTCGGGACCGGGATCGACGATCGTCCGTCCGGCGAGGTAGGCGTTGACCGGGCCTACTTGGAACGGCGTCGGGATCGAGAGCCGGCTGAACATTCGTGGTGGGGTTCGACGGCCGAGTAGTAAAACCGTTTGTGAACCGGTGACTCGGCGTCGAGCGTTGTCGGAAAGAGAGAGATGCTACGGGACGTGTCGAGTCCGATGCCCACGGAACCTCGACCGTCTGTCGGGACCGTCGCCGGTCCAACTGCTGGTACACCACGGGACGGAGGAGCAGGAGTCATCCACCGTAACCTCCGACGCCGTGATTTTAGGTATGCCTAACAATATGTTAAAGCCACCGATTTCGGCTAGCCTAAAAGATCCACCACGCCGGACGATGCGTCAACGAAACGGCATCGACACCGTTGTGGCTGGCTCGTCGGGCGTTCTGGTACAAAATGGCCGTGACACGTCACCAGCCTGACGCCGGAAGTGCTATATCTGTTGCTTGCGTACGAACAGATATGGTGAACAGGCACTTCCACGATGCGCGGTACTATCTGGGACGCACGGTCGAACACGCGACGCTCGGCGTCGTCGAGACGCTCGATCCCGTCGTAGCGAAAGGCCGCGAACTCGCCGGGACCGAGGACGAACCCGAACCGACCCGTGTCGATCGGGTTCGCACGTCCCTCCACGACGCCGACGAGCGCGCGGTCGAGGCGGGTCGTGCCCTCGCGGGCGATGCCCGCCGTCGCGTCCGGCGATACCGCGGGACGTGATCACTCCGAGAAGCAAGTCTTAAGTCTCGGCTCCGAGTATCCGAGTCTGTACCGGGTTGGTGGTCTAGCCTGGTTATGACGGCTCCTTCACACGGAGCAGGTCGGCGGTTCGACTCCGCCCCAACCCATTTGGTACCTTCTTCCTGATGAAGTAGCGAATCGCCAGAGGGTAGTGTGACGGCGTCAACAGTTGATCCAATTCACTGGGTGACCATGCTGATTTGTCGATACCCCGCCACGGGAAGAAGATCTCGTTAGGGAAACCGGTCATCTGAGCCAGTCTTGAATGTAGCTCTCTCCCTCACCCGCTCAATGCATCAAGGCGCATAATTCACTCCCGAGAACTAACTAACAAGTAACAATAGAGACATCATAAAGAAGGTGCAGTGTCTCGTTTTGCTTTATTGAGGATCTTTTTGATAGTTCTCTGTGGCTGTATGAACGGTTGAATGATCAATGGGTTCGATCTGCTCCATTCCGTATTTGAATATTTGGATAGCAGCCCGGTAGGTAGAAATGTTGTTTTTTGTAGCATAGATAGAGATCACACGATAAGTATTAATGATCAGACGCAACCGATGAAGGTGATGTTGATACACTCCGTATAGGATCTCTGGCAATTTTCTAATCTTCCGTATGGCAAGTAAAGCACTCAATGAATTAGAAATAATTCTGGAGCCACCATTAGCAGTTACAGCTGCGAAAAACATTATAATGCTGGCTACCCCAATCAGAATTAGGATTTCTATCAAAATATCAACCCCCTCACTAGCTCCTGCGGAAGTTATATTTTCAAAATATCCAATAGTCGCAAAGAACCCAATGAAGCCACCTGTAAAGAGGAATCCACCGGATAAGAAGTCTAGAACCGGATGTTGGTCATGAGGATCAATATATGATAGGTATGAAAGCAGTCGAATCTTGTAAATGATTGCCGAGAAGAGGGCTATTGTGACACTGAGTGGAGGAGATGCAAGAAACAAATCGATAGCGATTGCTATGAGCTCCGTAGGGGGTTCTGCGATATAGACAATTCCGGTCAATACGAGGAGAATTGTTGAAATAGAATACGCAAATATGGAAAAGCTGGCAACTGCCGCTTGTTTTGAATAATGGAAGATATTGCCAGTGTGTTTGCGGAAGAAGCGAATTGTTTTGGCGGCTAAGAACATGATCGGTTTAAATCCCTCATGTCAGAAAGATCTAACGACAGGCCTGTAAAAGAAGCCAATTCACCTATTTTATATTGAATTGTTCTGATCGAAGTTCACGCTTTTCACTCTCTGTCCGCGCATCGTAGTGTTTGTCGAGCGTTTTCGGACTCACATTCATTCGATCTCCGATCAGTTCTTTCCGATGACCCTCGTTGAGCCAATTGGTGATTGCGGCCCGTCGAAGCGAGTGGGGAGACACAGACGATGGACACCGTTGAGCGTATTTGTAGGAGTTTGCCTCGCAGTCGGAAATCGTCCGTCCATGCGGACAATCTCCTGTATAGTGGCATGGCCGAGTCAACCCGGCAATCTGCTGTCGTAGCGTTGACCGAGCTGGACGACCCTGCGAAGTTGTGAGTAGAGGGTCCCGTCCGTGATCGTCCGTCACGTCGTGTCGATGCATCTCGAAGTAGTCGTCCAATATTTCACAGACCCAAGCGTGGAGATTCACCTCTCGATTTGCCTCGACTTTGTTCTTGAGCGGCGTACCCGATTCAGGGCGATGCACGACCTCAATGTAGTGCTCCTCTGGATAGTAATCGTCAAGATCGAGTGACCGGACCGTTCCGATTCGGAAGCCCGTCGTCCACAGTACGGCAAAGAGTGCGTGGCGGAGCGTTCCGTACTCGAACTTGTCTAAGTAATCAAGAATCTTCTCCGCAGTCTCCTCGGTGATCATCTCGTCGCGCGCATCGTCGTCGGGATCGGGGATCATCATCCCCTCAGCAAGACCCTCATCAACGAGTTCCATCGACTCCAACCACCGGACGAATACGCGGATGGTGCAGAGGTTGCCGTAGAGCGTGACTTCGTTGATGCCCTGCTCTCGACGATACAGTTTGAACTCGTGGAGGTACATCCCGTCGAGTTCCGACACGGCCTCAATGTCCACTTCTTCGGTCCACTCTACGAACGCATTGAGCGTGTATTTGTGATTGTGATAGGTCGATTCAGCGATCTCCGGTTTTCGTTCTTTCAGGTAGCGATCTACTGCTCCTTGGGGTGAGATGTTTCGCGTCATGGTATACCGACCCCCCGATCCGAGTGTGCGATCTAGATTTCCACATGACGGTTCTCGGGTTGGAGCTTCTCGCGTCCCCGGCGAAACGGCCGTATTTTCGGTGTACGGCCCCGTTTCGTCGGGTGTCGGCGGTTCGACTCCGCCCCAACCCACTACGCGTTTTGCGACGAACGAAGGTGAGGAGCAACGCGTAGCGTTGGGCGGATCGAACCCTAGAAGACGCGCGCAATGAAATGATCACGTCTTCCTCCGGTTCGACTCCGCCCTAACCATATTCTGGCGGCGCAACGCGGCGAGCGTAGCGAGGAGCCTTCGCCGCCTACTATGGGCTGCGGAGTCGAAGCAGGCGAGTCGCGCGCAGCGGAGCGAGCACGTCTCGACGCGGTTCGACGCCAAACCCGTCTACATAGGATAATTGTAAATTTCACTAGTGGATACTAATGAAGGTGCGGTTCTAAATCAATTTTATCTGACCATCGGAGATAGAACACCAGATATGGATCTGGAATTTCTAAATTTTTCCGATCATCAACCCACTCAAATACGTGCTCATCTCCATTTGATTCAGAAATCCACTTATCAACTCTCTGAATCGCTTGAGTCAAATTTCCGCTTTGTGGTTTGTTATTATAACAAATATCATCAACTTTTTTAGTGATTTCGGATTGATCAAGAGTGAGTTTTGGCGGGTTAGACGCAATCACTCGGGCGATCACATCGTAGACATCCCCATTCTGTCTATTCCCAAAATTGAAGATGTTCCGCTGTCCACCGCGCTTTGCCGCACCGCCACTCATTATATCATATATTGTTGAATAATCCAGTCCATTCCCCGTTTTACGAAGAACATTTTTTATGTCACTTGATTCTACAGTCATTGGACTCATCTCGTCTTTCTGATTTAGAACATTAATCTCATTGCAGAGTTCTAAACATAGCTTCTGCATCAGATGTGGTGAGCCAATCGACTCTCGTGCGAGGTTTTGTAACATCAACTCCGGTGGATGTAAATTCAGTTTTTCGAACCCCTTTTCGCCAATTGACATTAAATCTGAAATGTCCCAATAGTCTAACTTGATAGCATCAATTCGGCCTGAAAGGTCTGGGTTTGCTCGGATCAGATCATCACTTCGATATGGAATAAACGCTACACAAATAGACATTCCCCGTTCGTATGCATCTTTGATAGATTCAGCAATTTCCGCATGAAGTTGTTTATCAATATAATGAGCATCATCAATAAACAGCACAAATTTATTAATATCTACTAAGTCAATCACTTGACTCAAGCCTCTTCGGTCATAGACTTCAGCCTGTTCAGTGGACTCTTTGTTTCTTTTTGTTCCTCCGGCTCCAATATTCACCACAGGAGTATTGACACCCGCTTTCCCATCTTTTATTGCTTCTTCTTCTTCTGATGAAATCTGTTCAGTACTCTGCGGAGCAGTTAATTCATCTAAGGTCTTTGACCACAGATCCTCTGCAGACCCTATATTTGACCCATGAACAGTCACTAAATTATATCCTAGTTTCTCAACCACATTATTTAATAACATTGATTTTCCAGATTTGGATGGGCCAGAGAGAGATATAATAGAGGCAGATCCTTGGAGGCGGAATTGTAAGTCTTGTTCATACTCTCCTTGTTCCCTCTCTACATAGGTATAATCAGGATAGTCGCCGGGTGTAAAAACGTCGTGAACTAACATCGTGTTGGTTCTTAAAGCGAACAATGAATAAATAATTGTCGTGAAATTGGAACACCCCAATTTCGACCGCCCGATCAGTCCGACTCGAAGCCCCGCGGTTCCTCGCCGAGTCCCAGCC containing:
- a CDS encoding DUF7838 family putative zinc beta-ribbon protein, which translates into the protein MELDQYCPQCEAERTFWLAASTELHLGKKTKWRCPECNYGFVQIDDTVDTSASA
- the nikR gene encoding nickel-responsive transcriptional regulator NikR, whose translation is MTVVSVSMPEELLERIDEFSEDHGYTGRSEVIREASRNLLGEFEDKRLEDKDLMGVVTVVFDYETTSVEERMMHLRHEHEDLVASNFHSHVGDSYCMELFILEGTLDDISAFVGRIRATQDTLSVDYSVLPVDEFSQAFV
- the gcvPA gene encoding aminomethyl-transferring glycine dehydrogenase subunit GcvPA, translated to MLSAVGVDSTEELFDVPESVRFDGDFGIEPRSERAVREEVAAMLGRNDDLVELLGRGHYDHYVPSLVDHISQRAEFLTSYTQYQPEIAQGFLQVLFEYQSLFVELTGLEIVNCSMYDAATALGEAATLADRVRSASGHRVLVPEQLRAERRDVLENYVSGTDLVVEPYPMADGNADRESLADLLDEDAVMVYAETPTVRGTIEEGLSELADLAHDQDALFCLGSDPVALSLLEEPASVGADVVVGDASVLGLPASYGMGLGLFATREEYVRQVPGRLVGASDDADGRRAYTLTLQTREQHIRKERATSNICTNQAWVALRTAIHAAWLGPSGLVEEAERAVTQARDLAARLDAVSGVDAPVNDRHHFREFVARTDRPADDVAAKLVDRGFAVHAIDDHELQICATDHDEATLDEFVAAVEEVLEQ
- a CDS encoding adenine deaminase C-terminal domain-containing protein: MKRAQAVALGEAPADLVVAGGRVFLPETGEFRALDVAVCDNEVAALPDDASDVIGEDTRVIDADGRAVLPGFIDAHTHVDTVQTLENAYHYALEGGTTTLVTETSGLGGVFGAEGVEALLAATAYLPITVKATVPPQSLADTFGPARASDSEADELVDLLDDDRIVGVGETDWIHVVGRDSPIERLHERARREGKRNCGHGAGCDGAKLSAFAGAVDNDHEAISTEGVVERVERGIHAIGRYGSVRDDIEAIAGAVDRVGAAELSLSTDGMWPRKLIDEGLMDAVVRRTIDAGVEPADAIPMATLNPARHFGLDDRGSLAPGNAADILIVDDLETVNVTTVVSDGEVVVHNNEVRVAPRSHQYPDRFYDAVDVRTDPEEFRVPADAADADGRVRGIELRDGLVSAETTVEPAVEDGALVAAPERDVAKVALLDRHPDADGTGFTGFLSGYGIERGGVATSMTMEATGVLAVGADDADLRAAAERVDDLGGGWAVVRDGDVIAELPYRVGGCAADLEVEETAKLLDAVENALGTLGVGVDRPLISLASLPFVGVPTMKLTPDGYADVIRQELVGLEL
- a CDS encoding ABC transporter substrate-binding protein, which produces MNNTTRDRRGPSRRTYLQSLGALAAGALAGCTSSTSTPESDGGAYSVTLAPMGEIEFDDVPNDVFTIYPQYVDMAVALGHGDAINSMFATEMAGTTMNHYYEHLDGVSFEWDNLTNPLSGEFSRELVYEQESDLHLADPAWVVTQSNWDQSKVKSIGDQLGPWFGNFYSGTHDDPPEAYRDQYEYYSLWELFGKVAQVFDETERYEAIKSIYDDTLATITKNLPPESERPTAVRVTYSAQTDQFFTYHLNKPGYWLADTRPLGATDAFADQDWEQLWGTVDYETMLEADPDVILHLWGLTPRDDMAEVRSQLENDASGQKLTAVQNDRVYAAGMRYQGPIMNLFQLEMGAKQLYPEQFGEWPGTPDGGSAYPEIPEGERLFDRQELADVINGS
- the gcvPB gene encoding aminomethyl-transferring glycine dehydrogenase subunit GcvPB; the encoded protein is MNYDQARWTRDDEDIYEPLLSEKDETTVDIGANAADESSDDADSSPLPDDLTRDELTLPELSEPELARHYTRLSQMTYGVDSGPYPLGSCTMKYNPKFTEDVAALSDAAVHPDRPERRQQGSLELLHRLQDYLGRIGGMDAVSLQPPAGAAGEFTGILVARAYHEHNGEGHRNEVIVPESAHGTNFASAALGGYDVVELPGGEDGRVDLDALSGALSENTAALMLTNPNTLGLFERDIEEIAEMVHDVGGLLYYDGANLNALLGRARPGDMGFDVMHYNVHKTFATPHGGGGPGAGPIGVAEKLVPFLPAPRVRTGEMGYERFEPEHSIGKVHGFDGNWLVLVKAYAYIARLGDAGLADASAKAVLNANYLAEQIDLDVPYGPFHHEFVASAGDRDAAEVAKRMLDYGVHPPTTKWPEIVPEALMTEPTEIESKDSLDQLAAAFDAVAADDAEAMAEAPTRTAARRIDQTAAARDLRLSWQTLDSD
- a CDS encoding cob(I)yrinic acid a,c-diamide adenosyltransferase; translated protein: MKIYTGRGDEGMTDLRDMSRVSKTSARIEAYGTVDELNALLGTVRPTGHDDVDDHLETVQNHLHVVQADLANPNPDDDDPVVESGHTNQLEALIDSYDDELDPLEQFILPGGADSGASLHHARTVCRRAERRAVALAAEETINDDAVEYLNRLSDALFVLARVVNKRDGVREENPEY